One window of Papaver somniferum cultivar HN1 chromosome 9, ASM357369v1, whole genome shotgun sequence genomic DNA carries:
- the LOC113313778 gene encoding uncharacterized protein LOC113313778 gives MNRAAPAATAPRLELRTTAQLIKQTSVSFSTSLYTFLFLSLLLFFFRTSVENGTLIITSFIDRDPSLKALLSRIDLSGRNLKSSNTEDNSFSSSGSTSSGGGGTSRSNFNNNRGRRRRRPFLHLSRVGTLDDDFFSNDDDIDNDRGLFGFGKKGMINVTTVNLSYLFRGSDYDDGVMLNEIVASGGFQFKDEGLVMNDGGGVVGNEEEEGDFQFFMKGLELGRRDAAALFFLVSFLSVAYGWVILGYLVTHSCILGIVFFVVVNNHLGKHVSFMKNVWGGSKLGVRRVSGFILMRWAVRDAMTQLLGLWFFSEIEDQHSFFKLFIRLKLMPFSVTSPWIVGYETQISGFLFTWFLLDVVVALVFAVDSWVAIMDIRMSGKEIVREGCYLISTMMNQAIQLKCYEAILCGSFVRWILVHSFGNIFASAFQSIVEVYFMVAWLIYYFAARCRGTSSDGRRFGRRDLEDYINALR, from the coding sequence ATGAACAGAGCAGCACCAGCAGCGACAGCACCAAGATTAGAGTTACGAACaacagcacaactaatcaaacaaACCTCAGTATCATTCTCCACAAGTTTGTATACATTTTTATTTCTatctttattattattcttttttagAACTAGCGTTGAAAATGGAACTTTAATAATAACTTCATTCATCGATCGAGATCCatctttaaaagctttattaTCTCGTATTGATTTATCTGGTAGAAATCTCAAATCATCAAATACAGAAGATAATAGTTTCAGCAGTAGTGGTAGTACtagtagtggtggtggaggaacgAGTAGATCTAATTTTAATAATAATCgtgggagaaggagaagaagacctTTTCTTCATTTAAGTCGAGTTGGTACTTTAGATGATGATTTCTTTTCTAatgatgatgatattgataatgataggggtttgtttggttttggtAAGAAAGGGATGATTAATGTCACTACTGTGAATTTGAGTTATTTGTTTAGAGGAAGTGATTATGATGATGGGGTTATGTTGAATGAAATTGTTGCTTCTGGTGGGTTTCAATTTAAAGATGAGGGTTTGGTTATGAATGATGGTGGTGGAGTTGTTGGGAATGAAGAGGAAGAAGGGGATTTTCAGTTTTTTATGAAGGGGTTGGAATTGGGTAGGCGTGATGCTGCGGCATTGTTCTTTCTTGTGAGTTTCTTATCTGTTGCTTACGGATGGGTGATTCTAGGGTATTTGGTAACGCATTCGTGTATTCTTGGTATTGTGTTCTTTGTTGTGGTGAATAATCATTTGGGGAAGCATGTTTCGTTTATGAAAAATGTTTGGGGAGGATCGAAATTAGGGGTGAGGAGGGTTTCTGGGTTTATACTTATGAGATGGGCTGTTAGAGATGCAATGACGCAACTTCTTGGTTTATGGTTCTTTAGTGAAATTGAAGATCAACACTCGTTTTTCAAACTATTTATTAGGTTGAAATTGATGCCGTTTTCCGTTACTTCTCCCTGGATAGTGGGTTATGAAACTCAGATTTCGGGGTTTCTGTTTACTTGGTTTTTGTTGGATGTTGTTGTGGCTTTAGTTTTTGCAGTAGATTCTTGGGTTGCTATTATGGATATAAGAATGAGTGGTAAAGAAATTGTGAGGGAAGGATGTTATTTGATATCAACAATGATGAACCAGGCAATTCAATTGAAGTGTTATGAAGCAATTCTTTGCGGGTCTTTTGTAAGATGGATCTTGGTTCATTCATTTGGGAATATATTTGCCTCGGCTTTTCAATCGATTGTGGAGGTTTACTTTATGGTTGCTTGGTTGATATACTACTTTGCAGCTAGGTGTAGGGGCACCAGTTCTGATGGGAGACGGTTTGGGCGAAGAGATCTAGAAGACTATATTAATGCTTTAAGATGA